Proteins encoded together in one Aurantiacibacter aquimixticola window:
- the purE gene encoding 5-(carboxyamino)imidazole ribonucleotide mutase yields MAAPVAIVMGSQSDWPTMQCAAKVLDELGVAYDARIVSAHRTPDRLHAFGKGAAEEGFKVVIAGAGGAAHLPGMIAALTHLPVLGVPVQSKALSGLDSLLSIVQMPAGVPTGTLAIGEAGATNAGLLAASILALGDDALTQRLQDHRAAQTDKVAERPQA; encoded by the coding sequence ATGGCCGCTCCCGTCGCCATCGTCATGGGCAGCCAGTCCGACTGGCCCACCATGCAATGCGCCGCGAAGGTGCTTGACGAACTCGGTGTCGCCTACGATGCGCGCATCGTCTCCGCCCACCGCACGCCGGACAGGCTGCACGCCTTCGGCAAGGGCGCGGCCGAGGAAGGCTTCAAGGTCGTCATCGCTGGCGCGGGCGGCGCGGCACACCTGCCCGGCATGATCGCCGCGCTCACGCATCTCCCAGTGCTCGGCGTGCCGGTGCAGTCGAAGGCACTCAGCGGCCTCGATAGCCTGCTCTCCATCGTGCAGATGCCCGCTGGCGTGCCGACGGGAACGCTAGCCATAGGCGAGGCGGGCGCGACCAATGCCGGGCTGCTTGCAGCTTCGATCCTCGCGCTTGGCGACGATGCGCTGACACAGCGCTTGCAGGATCACCGCGCCGCGCAGACCGACAAGGTGGCGGAGCGGCCTCAGGCGTGA
- a CDS encoding PH domain-containing protein → MHDDEPLTKLDPSYTTVMRIEGLLTTLPFIIGAGVLSVMDIVPSWVPGIPVLILAILLIGVLPAKRYRSRGYQMSDDRLRVVKGVMFHSDTVVPFSRVQHLDVEQGPLERGFGIARLILHTAGTHNASVTLPGLAHADATAMREEIRQHVKRESL, encoded by the coding sequence ATGCACGACGACGAACCGCTGACCAAACTCGATCCCAGCTACACCACCGTGATGCGCATCGAAGGCTTGCTGACCACGCTTCCCTTCATCATCGGCGCGGGTGTGCTGTCCGTGATGGATATCGTCCCGTCCTGGGTTCCCGGCATTCCCGTCCTGATCCTCGCCATCCTGCTGATCGGCGTCCTGCCGGCGAAGCGGTATCGCTCGCGCGGTTATCAGATGTCGGATGACAGGCTCCGCGTCGTGAAGGGTGTGATGTTTCATTCGGACACCGTCGTCCCGTTCAGCCGCGTCCAGCATCTCGATGTCGAGCAGGGACCGCTCGAACGCGGTTTCGGAATTGCCCGGCTCATCCTGCATACCGCAGGCACGCACAACGCCTCGGTCACGCTGCCGGGCCTTGCCCATGCCGATGCGACCGCCATGCGCGAGGAAATCCGCCAGCATGTGAAGCGCGAATCGCTGTGA
- a CDS encoding 5-(carboxyamino)imidazole ribonucleotide synthase: MLAPGSTIGILGGGQLGRMLAMSAAQLGFRCHIYAPETDSVAADVSAHFTNASWHDRDALTAFAASCDAVTYEFENVPVDPLAAIPTDLLVPGTRALEIAQDRVSEKRFIEEHGGRPAPFALVDQDDELPAAVERVGTPGILKTRRDGYDGKGQWRIDSAGDAQGIRVPLSGCVYERMVQFECEFSVILVRGRDGAVRFWDSTRNVHEGGILVRSELPAPGIVGEQVAEARKLAGKVAEALGYVGVLTSEFFATNDGPVFNEMAPRVHNSGHWTMEGAVTGQFENHIRAVAGLPLGDTASVSDTITMLNLIGPPAMQLRSHLADPANHLHLYGKAEARDGRKLGHITRVG, from the coding sequence GTGCTGGCACCAGGTTCCACGATCGGCATTCTCGGCGGCGGCCAGCTTGGCCGTATGCTGGCCATGTCGGCCGCGCAGCTCGGCTTCAGATGCCATATCTACGCGCCCGAAACGGACAGCGTCGCGGCGGACGTCTCCGCGCATTTCACCAACGCCTCCTGGCACGATCGCGACGCGCTTACCGCCTTTGCCGCCAGCTGCGACGCCGTCACTTACGAATTCGAAAATGTCCCGGTCGATCCGCTGGCCGCGATCCCGACGGACCTGCTCGTCCCCGGCACCCGCGCCCTCGAAATCGCGCAGGACAGGGTGAGCGAAAAGCGCTTCATCGAGGAGCATGGCGGGCGGCCTGCGCCCTTCGCGCTGGTCGATCAGGATGACGAGCTCCCCGCCGCGGTCGAGCGGGTGGGTACGCCTGGCATCCTCAAGACACGGCGCGACGGCTATGATGGCAAGGGCCAGTGGCGCATCGACAGTGCTGGTGATGCACAGGGCATCCGCGTCCCGCTGAGCGGGTGCGTTTACGAGCGCATGGTGCAGTTCGAATGCGAGTTCTCGGTCATCCTGGTGCGGGGCCGCGATGGCGCGGTGAGGTTCTGGGACTCGACCCGCAATGTGCATGAAGGGGGCATTCTCGTTCGCAGCGAACTGCCTGCGCCCGGTATCGTCGGCGAGCAGGTGGCGGAGGCTCGCAAGCTCGCAGGCAAGGTCGCCGAAGCGCTAGGCTATGTTGGAGTTCTCACCTCCGAATTCTTCGCCACGAATGACGGCCCGGTGTTCAACGAGATGGCGCCGCGCGTCCATAATTCGGGCCACTGGACAATGGAGGGAGCCGTCACCGGCCAGTTCGAGAATCATATCCGCGCCGTCGCCGGACTCCCGCTGGGCGACACGGCAAGCGTTTCGGACACGATCACGATGCTGAACCTGATCGGCCCGCCCGCCATGCAACTGCGATCGCACCTCGCCGATCCTGCCAACCATCTGCATCTTTACGGCAAGGCCGAGGCGCGCGACGGGCGCAAGTTGGGCCACATCACCCGGGTCGGATGA
- a CDS encoding dipeptidase, whose product MIGRVLKILGVLLLLALAGVFILGPGMAERDMNTIADAPLPEISDEARALHADLTIVDLHSDTLLWKRDMLDAADRGHMDLPRLIEGNVALQVFSSVSKSPAGQNFDRNSAEARDNITLLSIGQLQPVRTWFSTFERSAWHASRLESAANSAPNALRLVRTPDDVDAVLDARNATGRPIGAMFSVEGLHNLEGDVANLQRLYDGGLRMAGLVHFFDNRLAGSMHGEAKGGLTDFGREIVPRMEDMGIIVDIAHCSHECVAEVLTMARRPVVSSHGGVQATCPINRNLTDEEIRGVAQTGGVIGIGYFDGAVCDTSPAAIVAAMRHVTDLVGVEHVALGSDFDGSVEVGFDTSQIVQVTQALMDDGFSEDEIRAIMGLNALRVIRAGIAPMEDAA is encoded by the coding sequence ATGATCGGCCGCGTCCTCAAAATCCTCGGCGTATTGCTGCTGCTCGCGCTGGCGGGGGTCTTCATCCTCGGCCCCGGTATGGCCGAGCGGGACATGAACACCATCGCCGACGCGCCGCTGCCCGAAATCTCCGACGAAGCGCGCGCGCTGCATGCCGACCTCACCATCGTCGATCTGCATTCGGACACGCTGCTGTGGAAGCGCGACATGCTTGATGCGGCGGATCGCGGCCATATGGACCTGCCGCGGCTGATCGAGGGGAATGTCGCGCTGCAGGTCTTCTCCAGCGTCAGCAAATCGCCTGCAGGGCAGAATTTCGACCGGAACAGCGCCGAAGCGCGCGACAATATTACGCTGCTTTCCATCGGCCAGCTGCAGCCGGTGCGCACCTGGTTCTCCACCTTCGAGCGCTCTGCCTGGCATGCAAGCCGACTTGAAAGCGCAGCGAACAGTGCGCCAAATGCGCTACGGCTGGTCCGCACGCCCGACGATGTCGACGCCGTCCTTGATGCGCGCAATGCGACCGGCAGGCCCATCGGTGCGATGTTTTCCGTGGAGGGACTGCACAATCTCGAGGGCGATGTGGCCAATCTGCAGCGGTTGTACGATGGCGGGCTGCGCATGGCGGGACTCGTCCATTTTTTCGACAATCGCCTCGCAGGCTCGATGCATGGCGAGGCGAAAGGCGGGCTCACCGATTTCGGGCGCGAGATCGTGCCGCGCATGGAGGACATGGGTATCATCGTCGATATCGCGCATTGCAGCCATGAATGCGTGGCCGAGGTGCTGACAATGGCGCGCCGTCCGGTCGTCTCCAGCCATGGCGGCGTGCAGGCGACCTGCCCGATCAACCGCAATCTCACCGATGAGGAGATACGCGGCGTGGCGCAAACGGGCGGCGTGATCGGCATCGGGTATTTCGACGGTGCGGTGTGCGATACATCGCCCGCCGCCATCGTCGCCGCGATGCGCCACGTGACAGATCTTGTGGGCGTGGAGCATGTCGCCTTGGGCAGCGATTTCGACGGATCCGTCGAGGTCGGCTTCGACACCTCGCAGATCGTGCAGGTGACGCAGGCGCTGATGGATGACGGCTTTTCGGAAGACGAGATACGCGCGATCATGGGGCTCAACGCGCTGCGCGTGATCCGGGCGGGCATCGCGCCGATGGAGGACGCGGCGTGA
- a CDS encoding bifunctional riboflavin kinase/FAD synthetase yields MRLSHRDTVPDTLRGAVIALGNFDGFHLGHQRVVSEAVEWARAEGRPAMVATFDPHPVRHFAPHVPPFRLTTLGQREELFTAAGADAMLVFEFGDELAAMSAESFVTELLGGHIGAGGVVTGEDFTFGKDRGGNVEVLREVGATCGVATRAIGPVGEDGQTISSSRIRDALKAGECETAAHLLSRPFTVRGEVIHGDKRGRELGYPTANIDMGHYLRPRFGIYAVSGRILSTGQQLQGAANLGIRPQFDPPKELLEPYFFDFDGDLYDEVLDIAFHHFIRPEAKFDDLDALKAQMERDCEEARERLAARP; encoded by the coding sequence GTGAGGCTGTCCCACCGCGATACTGTCCCCGACACGCTGCGCGGCGCGGTGATTGCGCTCGGCAATTTCGACGGGTTTCACCTCGGCCATCAGCGTGTCGTCAGCGAGGCCGTTGAATGGGCGCGCGCCGAGGGGAGGCCCGCAATGGTCGCCACTTTCGATCCACACCCCGTCCGTCACTTTGCACCGCACGTCCCGCCCTTTCGTCTCACCACGCTCGGCCAGCGCGAGGAGCTTTTCACGGCCGCGGGCGCGGATGCGATGCTGGTGTTCGAATTCGGTGACGAGCTTGCGGCAATGAGCGCCGAGAGCTTCGTGACGGAACTGCTCGGCGGCCATATCGGCGCAGGCGGCGTGGTGACGGGGGAGGATTTCACCTTCGGCAAGGATCGCGGCGGCAATGTCGAGGTGCTGCGCGAGGTCGGCGCGACATGCGGCGTCGCCACCCGCGCCATCGGCCCGGTCGGCGAGGATGGCCAGACGATTTCCTCCAGCCGCATTCGCGATGCGCTCAAGGCGGGCGAGTGCGAGACGGCGGCGCACCTTCTTTCCCGCCCCTTCACGGTGCGCGGCGAAGTGATCCACGGGGACAAGCGGGGGCGCGAGCTCGGCTATCCCACCGCCAATATCGACATGGGTCATTATCTTCGCCCGCGCTTCGGCATCTATGCCGTATCGGGCCGTATCCTCTCCACCGGGCAGCAGCTGCAAGGCGCGGCCAATCTTGGCATTCGTCCGCAATTCGATCCGCCGAAAGAGCTGCTCGAACCCTACTTCTTCGACTTCGACGGCGATCTTTACGATGAGGTGCTGGACATCGCCTTCCACCACTTCATTCGCCCCGAAGCGAAGTTCGACGATCTCGACGCGCTCAAGGCGCAGATGGAACGCGATTGCGAAGAGGCGCGGGAGCGTCTAGCTGCGCGCCCATAA
- the gpmA gene encoding 2,3-diphosphoglycerate-dependent phosphoglycerate mutase has translation MPTLIFVRHGQSEWNLANRFTGWWDVDVTEKGVEEARAAGRLLKDKGVLPTVAFTSMQKRAIKTLHLALEECDRLWIPETKNWQLNERHYGGLTGLNKQETREKHGDEQVQIWRRSFDVPPPEMPEGDQYDPGNDPRYDGIDVPQTESLKLTIERVLPYWEAEILPQLATGETVIISAHGNSLRALVKHLSGISDDDITGLEIPTGQPIVYEFDDAMQPGEMRYLKDA, from the coding sequence GTGCCGACCCTCATCTTCGTCCGTCATGGCCAGAGCGAATGGAACCTCGCCAACCGCTTTACCGGCTGGTGGGATGTCGACGTGACCGAAAAGGGCGTGGAGGAAGCGCGCGCCGCCGGACGCCTGCTGAAAGACAAGGGCGTGCTGCCCACCGTGGCTTTCACCAGCATGCAGAAGCGCGCGATCAAGACGCTGCATCTGGCGCTGGAGGAATGCGATCGGCTGTGGATCCCTGAAACCAAGAACTGGCAACTCAACGAGCGTCACTATGGCGGCCTGACCGGCCTCAACAAGCAGGAAACGCGCGAGAAACATGGCGACGAGCAGGTGCAGATCTGGCGTCGCAGTTTCGATGTGCCGCCCCCTGAAATGCCCGAGGGCGATCAATACGATCCCGGCAACGACCCGCGCTATGACGGGATCGATGTCCCGCAGACCGAGAGCCTGAAGCTGACCATTGAGCGGGTGCTGCCCTATTGGGAAGCAGAAATCCTGCCGCAGCTGGCGACAGGCGAGACAGTTATCATTTCCGCCCACGGAAACAGCCTTCGCGCGCTGGTGAAGCATCTGTCCGGCATCTCGGACGACGATATAACCGGCCTCGAAATCCCGACCGGCCAGCCGATCGTCTATGAATTCGACGATGCGATGCAGCCGGGCGAAATGCGCTATCTGAAGGACGCCTGA
- a CDS encoding dihydrofolate reductase translates to MSREILFIVARATNGVIARDGDLPWSIPEDLKRFKRLTMGKPMVMGRKTFESLPGLLPGRRHIVLTRQGGWGAEGAEVAHSPEDAMTLAGKGDFAVIGGAEIFDLMWEHGTRFELTEVLEDTAGDVTMRSPADDPTWVEVAREHHAADDTAPPFDFVSFERRR, encoded by the coding sequence TTGAGCCGTGAAATCCTCTTCATCGTCGCGCGGGCGACCAATGGCGTGATTGCCCGCGATGGCGATCTGCCGTGGTCGATTCCCGAAGACCTGAAGCGCTTCAAGCGGCTGACGATGGGCAAGCCGATGGTGATGGGCCGCAAGACCTTCGAAAGTCTGCCCGGTCTGCTCCCCGGTCGCCGCCATATCGTGCTGACGCGGCAAGGAGGCTGGGGGGCTGAGGGCGCGGAGGTCGCGCATTCGCCGGAGGACGCAATGACACTGGCGGGGAAAGGCGATTTCGCCGTGATCGGCGGGGCGGAAATCTTCGACCTGATGTGGGAGCACGGCACCCGCTTCGAGCTCACCGAAGTGCTGGAAGACACGGCTGGCGACGTCACCATGCGGTCCCCCGCAGACGATCCGACATGGGTCGAGGTCGCGCGCGAGCATCACGCCGCCGACGACACCGCGCCGCCCTTCGACTTCGTTTCCTTCGAGCGCCGCCGATGA
- a CDS encoding PH domain-containing protein, with protein sequence MSEVEIAAAGEPIETDEWRRVSPLSMVVQGLDLIARAFIPLAFVTYGVATGDALGTDDGLGTPTFIAAGVFLLVIAMSAVSTYLGWYRLRYRIGANDVRLEQGIISRSARSVPYDRIQDVSLEQKLLPRLLGLVEVKFETGAGGKEELKLTYVKEAEGEALRETVRSLVEDADEAATTGPEAENAVPSAPAADARLLFAMNEKRLFTYGLFSFSLVIFTVILGAAQQFEFLLPFDLGDLIESFVEDERYADAGGYIAGLDTTSRIVGILWLIVSIIGVGLLSGLVKTFLRDYDFRLERTAKGFRRRRGLLTKTDVVMPVHRVQALIVSTGWLRRRFGWHGLSVISLAQDSGSANHDVAPFAKMHEIAPIAGEAGFALPDDSEEWRRPSPKYYVDSAIINAITFIVLAAIGVTVALAMENLRGSVLALIVALVALLTAFFALREFYLWRYDRHALDPDQVLSRRGWLAPRTQIANRVKLHTVEIAQGPIARWRGYCDLKFGMAGGSFAFEGLRVEDARKLRAAVLDSIASVDFAKLAR encoded by the coding sequence GTGAGCGAAGTGGAGATCGCGGCGGCCGGCGAGCCGATCGAGACGGATGAGTGGCGGCGCGTCAGCCCGCTTTCCATGGTGGTGCAGGGGCTCGACCTGATTGCGCGCGCATTCATTCCGTTGGCTTTCGTTACATACGGCGTTGCGACAGGGGATGCGTTGGGCACTGATGATGGATTGGGCACGCCTACATTCATTGCTGCTGGCGTGTTCCTGCTAGTCATCGCAATGTCTGCGGTGAGCACATATCTCGGCTGGTACCGGCTGCGTTACCGCATCGGCGCGAACGACGTGCGGCTGGAGCAGGGCATCATCAGCCGCTCCGCACGCTCCGTCCCCTATGATCGCATTCAGGATGTCAGCCTGGAGCAGAAACTGCTGCCGCGCTTGCTCGGCCTGGTCGAAGTCAAGTTCGAGACCGGGGCTGGCGGCAAGGAGGAGCTTAAGCTTACCTACGTCAAGGAGGCCGAGGGGGAGGCGCTGCGCGAGACGGTGCGGTCGCTGGTGGAGGACGCGGACGAGGCGGCCACCACCGGGCCGGAGGCCGAAAATGCCGTACCTTCTGCTCCCGCCGCCGATGCACGTCTGCTCTTTGCGATGAATGAGAAGCGCCTTTTCACCTACGGCCTCTTCAGCTTCTCGCTGGTTATCTTCACCGTGATCCTGGGCGCGGCGCAGCAGTTCGAGTTCCTGCTGCCTTTCGATCTCGGCGATTTGATCGAAAGCTTCGTGGAGGACGAGCGCTATGCCGATGCTGGCGGTTATATTGCAGGCCTCGACACGACCTCGCGCATCGTCGGGATCCTCTGGCTGATTGTCAGCATCATCGGCGTCGGCCTGCTGTCGGGCTTGGTGAAGACATTCCTGCGCGATTACGATTTTCGGCTGGAGCGTACGGCCAAGGGCTTTCGCCGCCGCCGTGGGCTGTTGACCAAGACGGACGTCGTCATGCCGGTGCACCGCGTTCAGGCGTTGATCGTCTCGACCGGCTGGCTGCGCCGCCGCTTCGGCTGGCACGGGCTTAGCGTTATCAGCCTTGCGCAGGATTCGGGCAGCGCCAATCACGATGTCGCGCCATTTGCCAAGATGCACGAGATCGCGCCGATCGCGGGCGAGGCGGGCTTTGCCCTGCCGGACGATAGCGAGGAATGGCGACGGCCGAGCCCGAAATATTACGTCGACAGCGCCATCATCAATGCCATTACATTCATCGTGCTAGCAGCGATCGGCGTAACGGTGGCGCTGGCCATGGAAAACCTGCGCGGCAGCGTCCTTGCGCTGATTGTGGCTCTGGTAGCGCTGCTAACGGCCTTCTTCGCGCTGCGCGAATTCTACCTCTGGCGGTACGATCGCCACGCGCTCGATCCCGATCAGGTGCTGTCGCGCCGCGGCTGGCTTGCCCCGCGCACGCAAATCGCCAATCGCGTGAAACTCCATACGGTCGAGATTGCGCAGGGACCGATCGCGCGCTGGCGCGGCTATTGCGATCTCAAATTCGGGATGGCGGGCGGCAGCTTCGCTTTCGAGGGCCTGCGGGTCGAGGATGCGCGCAAGCTACGCGCTGCCGTTCTGGACAGCATCGCCTCGGTCGATTTCGCCAAACTGGCGCGCTGA